One Thermodesulfobacteriota bacterium DNA window includes the following coding sequences:
- a CDS encoding 5-formyltetrahydrofolate cyclo-ligase: MLPSTKEEARRQLSSLPGLARAEWGRLAQGLRRLPWYREAQRLLVCPVPGLAQIRINALVDGKELLVAGAGLKEGFYRLRRQGIPFPELAAAVSAAGLARYGQRLDVRDLPGQAVDLLVTDALAVGPDGSRLGDGQGHFDLAYAILRQAGAVDASTPVVAVGSPDQLVAEALPQDPWDVAVDGWLSPPGLVALSHGRPQPAGVLWDFLPARAIRRKRPLWQLAGPERGRSAHG; encoded by the coding sequence ATGCTGCCATCCACCAAGGAAGAAGCCCGGCGTCAGCTCAGCTCCCTGCCCGGCCTGGCGCGGGCGGAGTGGGGCCGCCTGGCCCAGGGGCTGCGGCGCCTGCCCTGGTACCGGGAGGCCCAGCGCCTCCTGGTCTGCCCGGTGCCAGGCCTTGCCCAGATCCGGATCAACGCCCTGGTGGACGGCAAGGAGCTGCTGGTGGCCGGGGCGGGTCTCAAGGAGGGCTTCTACCGGTTGCGCCGCCAGGGGATCCCCTTCCCGGAGCTGGCGGCAGCGGTGAGCGCCGCCGGCCTGGCCCGCTACGGCCAGCGGCTGGACGTCCGGGACCTGCCGGGACAGGCCGTGGATCTTCTGGTCACCGACGCCCTGGCGGTGGGGCCGGACGGCAGCAGGCTGGGGGATGGCCAGGGCCATTTCGATCTGGCCTACGCCATCCTCCGTCAGGCCGGAGCCGTGGACGCCAGCACGCCGGTGGTGGCGGTGGGGTCCCCGGACCAGCTGGTGGCCGAGGCCCTGCCCCAGGATCCCTGGGATGTGGCGGTGGACGGCTGGCTGTCGCCCCCGGGCCTCGTGGCCCTGTCCCATGGCAGACCGCAGCCGGCCGGGGTGCTGTGGGACTTCCTGCCTGCCAGGGCCATCCGCCGCAAGCGCCCGTTGTGGCAGCTGGCAGGCCCGGAGCGAGGCCGAAGCGCCCATGGATGA